In Sesamum indicum cultivar Zhongzhi No. 13 unplaced genomic scaffold, S_indicum_v1.0 scaffold00120, whole genome shotgun sequence, a single window of DNA contains:
- the LOC105179074 gene encoding WAT1-related protein At5g64700, whose product MKTLVAVVAIQLIYAGYFVLTKVAFDVGMNTFVFVFYRQAVASLFLAPIAIFFEWKTAPRLSFSIFIKIFMLSLFGITMSLDMVGIGLKYTCASLGAAATNTLPVITFFLALVLRMEKVNIRRREGMMKVGGVVVCIAGAATIAFYRGPYLKPLLHHHLINTQLPSTNPNTATWIQGVALILLSNFTWAFWLLLQGRVLKAYPSKLLFTTLQCFTSTIQSFLVALIFARDPAQWKLGWSISLLSVAYCGIVVTGVAFYLQAMVVEKKGPVFLSMTTPLIFLFTIIISAFILGEIISLGSVVGAVVLVGGLYFVLWGKTKEEERSKMRLQPNGDVEKASQLSNPHITLPSSNLK is encoded by the exons ATGAAGACGTTAGTGGCAGTTGTAGCAATACAGTTGATATATGCTGGTTATTTCGTGCTGACGAAGGTGGCCTTCGACGTTGGGATGAacacttttgtttttgttttctacaGACAGGCTGTTGCTTCCCTTTTCTTGGCTCCTATTGCCATCTTCTTCGAATG GAAAACAGCTCCACGCCTTTCATTCTCTattttcatcaagattttcatGCTATCTCTTTTCGG AATCACGATGAGCTTGGATATGGTAGGTATAGGTTTGAAGTATACATGTGCGTCTCTGGGGGCAGCAGCCACCAATACTCTTCCAGTTATTACTTTCTTTCTTGCACTTGTATTGAGGATGGAGAAGGTGAATATAAGGAGAAGGGAAGGAATGATGAAGGTGGGAGGAGTTGTTGTGTGCATAGCAGGCGCAGCCACCATAGCTTTCTACAGAGGCCCTTATTTGAAACCACTGCTGCATCATCACTTGATCAACACCCAACTCCCTTCCACCAACCCCAACACTGCTACTTGGATTCAGGGTGTCGCTCTCATCCTCCTTTCCAACTTCACTTGGGCTTTCTGGCTCCTCTTAcag gGGCGAGTACTAAAAGCCTATCCTTCCAAGCTGCTCTTCACAACCCTGCAGTGCTTTACCAGCACAATACAGTCCTTCCTAGTTGCTCTTATCTTTGCAAGAGATCCTGCTCAATGGAAGCTTGGCTGGAGCATAAGCCTTCTCTCTGTAGCCTACTGC GGAATAGTGGTGACTGGTGTTGCATTTTACCTGCAAGCAATGGTGGTTGAGAAGAAAGGTCCAGTCTTCCTATCCATGACCACTCCACTCATCTTCCTCTTTACCATCATCATTTCAGCTTTCATCTTGGGAGAAATTATTAGTCTCGGAAG TGTGGTGGGAGCAGTTGTACTAGTTGGAGGGCTTTATTTTGTGCTATGGGGAAAGACAAAGGAGGAAGAGAGATCAAAAATGAGACTCC